A DNA window from Drosophila biarmipes strain raj3 chromosome 2R, RU_DBia_V1.1, whole genome shotgun sequence contains the following coding sequences:
- the LOC108023126 gene encoding troponin C-akin-1 protein, with the protein MGQAKKVSSALSKLFVYGALKYGQPSNSILASSGNGYAKFWCKATTTQKLPLVIATRYNIPFLLNKPGVGYYVTGEIYEVDDRMLNSLDNLEDCEEIYTREKHDMNIGVGEGTVPCWVYLLQKYPENLLSLRYLSSYENSTTHPYIMRHRRTHKHPAQDDLTYEAQN; encoded by the exons ATGGGCCAAGCAAAG AAAGTCTCCTCCGCCCTCAGCAAGCTGTTCGTGTACGGCGCCCTCAAGTACGGTCAGCCCAGCAACTCGATCCTGGCCAGCTCCGGCAACGGGTACGCCAAGTTCTGGTGCAAGGCCACCACCACCCAGAAGCTGCCGCTGGTGATCGCCACCCGCTACAACATTCCCTTCCTGCTGAACAAGCCGGGAGTGGGCTATTACGTAACCGGGGAGATCTACGAGGTGGACGACCGCATGCTGAACTCCCTGGACAACCTGGAGGACTGCGAGGAGATCTACACCCGCGAGAAGCACGACATGAACATCGGCGTGGGCGAGGG AACCGTTCCCTGCTGGGTGTACCTGCTGCAGAAGTACCCGGAGAACCTGCTCAGCCTGCGCTACTTGTCCAGCTACGAGAACTCCACCACCCACCCCTACATCATGCGCCACCGCCGCACCCACAAGCACCCGGCCCAGGACGATCTCACCTACGAGGCCCAGAACTAA
- the LOC108023052 gene encoding protein CDV3 homolog isoform X2, whose amino-acid sequence MAELDDFFAKKDKKKGKKTTKFVTADELVKSLEDGSKREVVKPKKPEAVSGGVAVVGENENSGTKVPESAPPVEEEWKEFEEEQRKDYSGLKIGQLSTISSAHSRTAQESAEARAARVPSSTQDGGNYEEEDEDSNGYDNADPSKERVGHGPWKKVIPAEEVMQIPVPVEVEKPSSKTYVSPALRYSQAGSGLGGGSIGGALRPRRAAPDITNTEFFPTLSAARPEEQRKKKNEPAFEEVRHGGRFQRVQESTTAPVAASNRFQSLDDEAS is encoded by the exons ATGGCCGAACTGGACGATTTCTTCGCGAAAAAGGACAAGAAGAAGGGCAAGAAGACGACCAAGTTCGTGACCGCCGACGAGCTGGTGAAGAGCCTGGAGGACGGCAGCAAGCGCGAGGTGGTCAAGCCAAAAAAACCAGAGGCCGTCTCTGGCGGCGTGGCAGTGGTAGGCGAAAACGAGAACAGCGGCACCAAGGTGCCAGAGTCCGCCCCG CCCGTCGAGGAGGAGTGGAAGGAgttcgaggaggagcagcgcaAGGACTACAGCGGCCTGAAGATCGGCCAGCTGAGCACCAT CTCTTCGGCCCATTCCAGAACTGCCCAGGAATCCGCAGAGGCGAGGGCCGCTCGGGTGCCGTCCTCCACCCAGGACGGTGGCAACTACGAGGAGGAAGATGAGGACAGCAACGGGTACGACAACGCGGACCCCAGCAAGGAGCGCGTCGGACACGGACCCTGGAAGAAGGTGATCCCGGCTGAGGAAGTGATGCAGATCCCGGTGCCCGTGGAGGTGGAGAAGCCCTCGTCCAAGACCTACGTTTCACCCGCGCTACGCTACAGC CAGGCCGGAAGTGGACTGGGGGGCGGTTCCATTGGTGGCGCCTTGCGTCCTCGTCGCGCCGCCCCTGATATCACCAACACCGAGTTCTTCCCAACGCTCAGTGCGGCGCGTCCGGAGGAACAGCGCAAGAAGAAAAACGAACCCGCCTTCGAAGAAGTACGCCACGGTGGCCGCTTCCAGCGCGTCCAGGAGTCCACGACCGCCCCGGTGGCGGCCTCCAACCGATTCCAGTCGCTCGACGACGAAGCCAGCTAG
- the LOC108022883 gene encoding dnaJ homolog subfamily C member 21 — MRCYYEELELQRDASDGDIKTAYRKMALRWHPDKNPDRLAEAKERFQLILQAYEVLSDPQERSWYDNHREQILRGKNSEYTENSLDVFQYFTSSCYKGYGDDEQGFYRVYTQVFVQIAAEDIEFMDEDDRLGMAPDFGHANSSYEEVVGPFYAFWQAYSTRKTYEWLCPYDVREIKERFILRKVEKEMKKIVQAARKERNEEVRNLVNFVRKRDRRVQAYRRVLEERAEANRLKQEEKHKEQLRKRQEELAAVRKNKVFNEGYEEQLKQLEQQYGSESDEFTDEDDDDGDGEDSDNEGDPEAEKFEVEYVDDLYCVACNKTFKNAKARANHEESKKHKENVERLCQEMEEEEEAFNDASLEDTLNGVGEELDELQIADDQLSGGEPLSEEESALAKRSKKNKKSRKSAAKPAQEEVSDGPDDPIDLKATKSESEDEDWSKGKKAAKKSKSKKVAASKVKLPEQTASEPIPKEAKAAPKSGDEDLDPTKPQHTCVTCRLVFDSKNKLFAHLKKTNHGVYIPKAKPDVEGKPPGKAKGKRNK; from the exons atGCGTTGCTACTACGAGGAGCTCGAGCTCCAAAGGGACGCCAGCGATGGGGACATCAAGACCGCGTACCGCAAAATGGCCCTGCGCTGGCATCCGGACAAGAACCCCGACCGACTGGCGGAGGCCAAGGAACGTTTCCAGCTGATCCTGCAGGCCTACGAAGTGCTCTCCGACCCGCAGGAACGCTCCTGGTACGATAACCACCGCGAGCAGATCCTGCGCGGCAAGAACTCCGAGTACACGGAGAACAGCCTGGACGTGTTCCAGTACTTCACCAGCTCCTGCTACAAGGGCTACGGCGATGACGAGCAGGGCTTCTACCGCGTGTACACGCAGGTCTTCGTCCAGATTGCCGCGGAGGACATCGAGTTCATGGACGAGGACGACCGACTGGGGATGGCGCCAGACTTTGGCCACGCGAACAGCAGCTACGAGGAAGTGGTAGGTCCTTTCTACGCCTTCTGGCAGGCCTACAGCACCCGCAAAACCTACGAGTGGCTATGCCCGTACGACGTCCGCGAGATCAAGGAGCGCTTTATCCTGCGCAAGGTGGAAAAGGAGATGAAGAAGATCGTCCAGGCTGCGCGGAAGGAACGGAACGAAGAG GTTCGGAACCTGGTAAACTTTGTGCGGAAGCGTGATCGCAGAGTCCAGGCTTACAGGCGAGTGCTTGAGGAACGCGCCGAGGCCAATCGATTAAAGCAGGAGGAGAAACACAAGGAGCAGCTGCGAAAGCGCCAGGAGGAACTGGCTGCCGTCAGGAAAAATAAAGTCTTTAACGAGGGCTACGAGGAGCAACTGAAGCAGTTGGAACAGCAGTACGGCAGTGAGTCGGACGAGTTCACGGATGAAGACGATGACGATGGGGACGGTGAGGACTCCGACAACGAAGGCGACCCGGAAGCCGAGAAATTCGAAGTAGAGTATGTGGACGATCTGTACTGCGTGGCGTGTAATAAGACATTTAAAAACGCCAAGGCGCGTGCCAATCACGAGGAGAGCAAAAAGCACAAGGAAAATGTTGAGCGACTGTGCCAGGaaatggaggaggaggaagaggcTTTCAACGACGCATCTCTCGAAGATACTTTGAATGGCGTGGGAGAGGAGCTAGACGAGCTCCAAATCGCTGATGATCAGTTATCGGGCGGAGAGCCACTGAGCGAAGAGGAATCTGCCCTCGCCAAGCGCAgcaaaaagaacaaaaagtcAAGGAAGTCAGCTGCCAAGCCAGCGCAAGAGGAAGTCAGCGATGGCCCAGACGATCCCATAGACCTCAAGGCAACCAAGAGCGAGTCAGAGGATGAAGACTGGAGTAAAGGAAAAAAGGCTGCGAAAAAGAGCAAAAGCAAAAAGGTGGCGGCGAGCAAGGTTAAGCTCCCAGAGCAAACTGCTTCGGAACCCATCCCAAAGGAGGCCAAAGCGGCTCCAAAAAGCGGAGATGAAGATCTCGACCCGACCAAGCCGCAACACACTTGCGTCACTTGTAGGCTCGTGTTTGACTCCAAGAATAAGCTATTTGCCCACCTGAAGAAGACGAACCATGGCGTGTATATACCTAAGGCCAAACCGGACGTCGAGGGCAAGCCTCCTGGCAAAGCTAAGGGCAAGCGCAACAAGTAG
- the LOC108023052 gene encoding protein CDV3 homolog isoform X3, protein MAELDDFFAKKDKKKGKKTTKFVTADELVKSLEDGSKREVVKPKKPEAVSGGVAVVGENENSGTKVPESAPPVEEEWKEFEEEQRKDYSGLKIGQLSTITAQESAEARAARVPSSTQDGGNYEEEDEDSNGYDNADPSKERVGHGPWKKVIPAEEVMQIPVPVEVEKPSSKTYVSPALRYSQQAGSGLGGGSIGGALRPRRAAPDITNTEFFPTLSAARPEEQRKKKNEPAFEEVRHGGRFQRVQESTTAPVAASNRFQSLDDEAS, encoded by the exons ATGGCCGAACTGGACGATTTCTTCGCGAAAAAGGACAAGAAGAAGGGCAAGAAGACGACCAAGTTCGTGACCGCCGACGAGCTGGTGAAGAGCCTGGAGGACGGCAGCAAGCGCGAGGTGGTCAAGCCAAAAAAACCAGAGGCCGTCTCTGGCGGCGTGGCAGTGGTAGGCGAAAACGAGAACAGCGGCACCAAGGTGCCAGAGTCCGCCCCG CCCGTCGAGGAGGAGTGGAAGGAgttcgaggaggagcagcgcaAGGACTACAGCGGCCTGAAGATCGGCCAGCTGAGCACCAT AACTGCCCAGGAATCCGCAGAGGCGAGGGCCGCTCGGGTGCCGTCCTCCACCCAGGACGGTGGCAACTACGAGGAGGAAGATGAGGACAGCAACGGGTACGACAACGCGGACCCCAGCAAGGAGCGCGTCGGACACGGACCCTGGAAGAAGGTGATCCCGGCTGAGGAAGTGATGCAGATCCCGGTGCCCGTGGAGGTGGAGAAGCCCTCGTCCAAGACCTACGTTTCACCCGCGCTACGCTACAGC CAGCAGGCCGGAAGTGGACTGGGGGGCGGTTCCATTGGTGGCGCCTTGCGTCCTCGTCGCGCCGCCCCTGATATCACCAACACCGAGTTCTTCCCAACGCTCAGTGCGGCGCGTCCGGAGGAACAGCGCAAGAAGAAAAACGAACCCGCCTTCGAAGAAGTACGCCACGGTGGCCGCTTCCAGCGCGTCCAGGAGTCCACGACCGCCCCGGTGGCGGCCTCCAACCGATTCCAGTCGCTCGACGACGAAGCCAGCTAG
- the LOC108022884 gene encoding LHFPL tetraspan subfamily member 2 protein: MCYVIITSASLAWFLCSLVANMLFAVALVTPKWLVGPTQSLNSSTSPHRQSSVGIYTRCKVMQDGGFHCGRFDLDGLATDSSVYPPEWKAAMFFVSLGFSLMSVTVLLTLLTCCRQSAFGKSIHNMTACAQVVAGISVMLALFLHPMGWGAGRVQRLCGPDAEPFYPADCSIGISFFCGSIGVILTFFAAGISLKAETSNMRSHVRRRVETGSKLVCIP; the protein is encoded by the exons ATGTGCTACGTTATCATCACCAGCGCCAGTCTGGCGTGGTTCCTTTGCTCCTTGGTGGCGAATATGCTTTTCGCAGTGGCCCTGGTCACGCCCAAGTGGCTGGTGGGCCCCACCCAAAGCCTCAATTCCAGCACCAGCCCGCATCGCCAATCCTCGGTGGGCATTTACACGCGCTGCAAGGTGATGCAAGACGGAGGGTTCCACTGCGGCCGCTTCGACCTGGACGGACTGGCCACGGATAGCAGCGTTTATCCCCCGGAATGGAAGGCGGCCATGTTCTTCGTCTCTCTGGGATTCAGCCTGATGTCGGTAACTGTGCTGCTAACCCTGCTCACCTGCTGCCGCCAGTCGGCCTTTGGCAAGAGCATCCACAACATGACGGCCTGCGCCCAGGTGGTGGCAG GAATAAGTGTGATGCTAGCTCTGTTCCTGCATCCGATGGGCTGGGGCGCTGGCCGAGTTCAACGTCTGTGCGGTCCTGATGCGGAACCCTTCTACCCCGCCGACTGCAGCATAG GAATCTCTTTTTTCTGCGGAAGCATAGGAGTAATCCTGACCTTCTTCGCCGCAGGCATTAGCCTCAAGGCGGAAACTTCCAATATGCGCTCCCACGTCCGCCGACGCGTGGAGACGGGCAGCAAACTGGTCTGCATTCCATAG
- the LOC108023052 gene encoding protein CDV3 homolog isoform X1, whose amino-acid sequence MAELDDFFAKKDKKKGKKTTKFVTADELVKSLEDGSKREVVKPKKPEAVSGGVAVVGENENSGTKVPESAPPVEEEWKEFEEEQRKDYSGLKIGQLSTISSAHSRTAQESAEARAARVPSSTQDGGNYEEEDEDSNGYDNADPSKERVGHGPWKKVIPAEEVMQIPVPVEVEKPSSKTYVSPALRYSQQAGSGLGGGSIGGALRPRRAAPDITNTEFFPTLSAARPEEQRKKKNEPAFEEVRHGGRFQRVQESTTAPVAASNRFQSLDDEAS is encoded by the exons ATGGCCGAACTGGACGATTTCTTCGCGAAAAAGGACAAGAAGAAGGGCAAGAAGACGACCAAGTTCGTGACCGCCGACGAGCTGGTGAAGAGCCTGGAGGACGGCAGCAAGCGCGAGGTGGTCAAGCCAAAAAAACCAGAGGCCGTCTCTGGCGGCGTGGCAGTGGTAGGCGAAAACGAGAACAGCGGCACCAAGGTGCCAGAGTCCGCCCCG CCCGTCGAGGAGGAGTGGAAGGAgttcgaggaggagcagcgcaAGGACTACAGCGGCCTGAAGATCGGCCAGCTGAGCACCAT CTCTTCGGCCCATTCCAGAACTGCCCAGGAATCCGCAGAGGCGAGGGCCGCTCGGGTGCCGTCCTCCACCCAGGACGGTGGCAACTACGAGGAGGAAGATGAGGACAGCAACGGGTACGACAACGCGGACCCCAGCAAGGAGCGCGTCGGACACGGACCCTGGAAGAAGGTGATCCCGGCTGAGGAAGTGATGCAGATCCCGGTGCCCGTGGAGGTGGAGAAGCCCTCGTCCAAGACCTACGTTTCACCCGCGCTACGCTACAGC CAGCAGGCCGGAAGTGGACTGGGGGGCGGTTCCATTGGTGGCGCCTTGCGTCCTCGTCGCGCCGCCCCTGATATCACCAACACCGAGTTCTTCCCAACGCTCAGTGCGGCGCGTCCGGAGGAACAGCGCAAGAAGAAAAACGAACCCGCCTTCGAAGAAGTACGCCACGGTGGCCGCTTCCAGCGCGTCCAGGAGTCCACGACCGCCCCGGTGGCGGCCTCCAACCGATTCCAGTCGCTCGACGACGAAGCCAGCTAG
- the LOC108023053 gene encoding putative gamma-glutamylcyclotransferase CG2811, whose amino-acid sequence MLRMAARVFVYGTLKRGEPNHHWLTRKENGQARFLGRGKTALKFPLVVGTRYNIPFLLARPGEGNHIEGEVYEVDQAMFSKLDELEDYPAYYDREEQAVLTEQDETIQCWLYLIRNFPEKMLAKKLLTSYHNTPEQPYSENYLDSCPEDLAMDE is encoded by the exons ATGCTGAGAATGGCGGCGAGGGTCTTTGTTTATGGAACGCTGAAGCGCGGGGAGCCCAACCACCACTGGCTGACAAGAAAGGAGAATGGCCAGGCCAGGTTTCTGGGCAGGGGAAAGACGGCGCTGAAGTTCCCCCTGGTGGTGGGCACCCGCTACAACATTCCATTTCTGCTCGCCCGGCCAGGCGAGGGGAACCACATAGAAGGCGAGGTCTACGAAGTGGACCAGGCCATGTTTTCCAAACTAGACGAACTGGAGGACTACCCAGCCTATTACGACCGCGAGGAGCAGGCCGTGCTGACAGAGCAGGATGA GACCATCCAGTGCTGGCTCTACCTGATCCGCAACTTCCCCGAGAAGATGCTGGCCAAGAAGCTGCTGACCTCGTACCACAACACGCCGGAGCAGCCGTACAGCGAAAA CTACCTGGACAGCTGCCCCGAGGACCTCGCCATGGATGAGTGA
- the LOC108022885 gene encoding epidermal growth factor-like protein — translation MPLRMAFLQLLLWAVAKGHYYYDYGYWQINEPPPLCSDYEMLVVNTHQCVRRCNIVCRDRVCFEDGPCPCADQYLSGNPDGVVCAATCLPGCTEAGGYCAAPDLCVCRKDRTHYFDPLSQKCRRRAARLLDPCLGRCTHGTCSSEGQCICAQGYELRTSLLHGQQCMPICDHNCGPQAYCFAPNLCACRHKHYHYTHNGICSREY, via the exons ATGCCACTCCGGATGGCTttcctccagctgctgctgtgggCGGTGGCGAAGGGCCACTACTACTACGACTACGGCTATTGGCAGATCAACGAGCCTCCTCCGCTCTGCTCAGACTACGAAATGCTGGTGGTCAACACCCACCAGTGCGTGAGGCGCTGCAACATCGTTTGTCGGGATCGCGTCTGCTTCGAGGACGGACCCTGTCCCTGTGCCGATCAGTATCTGTCGGGGAACCCGGACGGAGTGGTCTGTGCCGCAACGTGCCTGCCCGGATGCACGGAGGCGGGTGGCTACTGTGCTGCTCCAGATCTTTGTGTGTGCCGCAAGGACAGAACGCACTACTTCGATCCCCTGTCCCAGAAGTGCCGCCGCAGGGCTGCCCGACTGCTGGACCCCTGCCTCGG ACGTTGCACCCATGGCACCTGCTCCTCCGAGGGTCAGTGCATCTGCGCCCAGGGCTACGAGTTGAGGACGAGCCTGCTCCACGGACAGCAATGCATGCCCATCTGTGATCA CAACTGCGGACCCCAAGCCTACTGCTTCGCTCCCAACTTGTGCGCCTGCCGGCACAAGCACTACCACTATACCCACAACGGTATCTGCTCCAGGGAGTACTGA
- the LOC108023052 gene encoding protein CDV3 homolog isoform X4, translating to MAELDDFFAKKDKKKGKKTTKFVTADELVKSLEDGSKREVVKPKKPEAVSGGVAVVGENENSGTKVPESAPPVEEEWKEFEEEQRKDYSGLKIGQLSTITAQESAEARAARVPSSTQDGGNYEEEDEDSNGYDNADPSKERVGHGPWKKVIPAEEVMQIPVPVEVEKPSSKTYVSPALRYSQAGSGLGGGSIGGALRPRRAAPDITNTEFFPTLSAARPEEQRKKKNEPAFEEVRHGGRFQRVQESTTAPVAASNRFQSLDDEAS from the exons ATGGCCGAACTGGACGATTTCTTCGCGAAAAAGGACAAGAAGAAGGGCAAGAAGACGACCAAGTTCGTGACCGCCGACGAGCTGGTGAAGAGCCTGGAGGACGGCAGCAAGCGCGAGGTGGTCAAGCCAAAAAAACCAGAGGCCGTCTCTGGCGGCGTGGCAGTGGTAGGCGAAAACGAGAACAGCGGCACCAAGGTGCCAGAGTCCGCCCCG CCCGTCGAGGAGGAGTGGAAGGAgttcgaggaggagcagcgcaAGGACTACAGCGGCCTGAAGATCGGCCAGCTGAGCACCAT AACTGCCCAGGAATCCGCAGAGGCGAGGGCCGCTCGGGTGCCGTCCTCCACCCAGGACGGTGGCAACTACGAGGAGGAAGATGAGGACAGCAACGGGTACGACAACGCGGACCCCAGCAAGGAGCGCGTCGGACACGGACCCTGGAAGAAGGTGATCCCGGCTGAGGAAGTGATGCAGATCCCGGTGCCCGTGGAGGTGGAGAAGCCCTCGTCCAAGACCTACGTTTCACCCGCGCTACGCTACAGC CAGGCCGGAAGTGGACTGGGGGGCGGTTCCATTGGTGGCGCCTTGCGTCCTCGTCGCGCCGCCCCTGATATCACCAACACCGAGTTCTTCCCAACGCTCAGTGCGGCGCGTCCGGAGGAACAGCGCAAGAAGAAAAACGAACCCGCCTTCGAAGAAGTACGCCACGGTGGCCGCTTCCAGCGCGTCCAGGAGTCCACGACCGCCCCGGTGGCGGCCTCCAACCGATTCCAGTCGCTCGACGACGAAGCCAGCTAG